One Microbacterium sp. No. 7 genomic window carries:
- the hisI gene encoding phosphoribosyl-AMP cyclohydrolase — protein sequence MSPDEAIARVAFNGDGLVPAVIQQHDTGEVLMLAWMDAEALRRTLTTGRVTFWSRSRGEYWRKGDTSGHVQYVRGVRLDCDGDTLLVTVDQIGAACHTGDRTCFDGVDLTPVVGLP from the coding sequence ATGAGCCCCGACGAGGCGATCGCGCGCGTCGCGTTCAACGGCGACGGGCTCGTGCCCGCGGTGATCCAGCAGCACGACACCGGCGAGGTGCTCATGCTCGCGTGGATGGATGCCGAGGCGCTCCGCCGCACGCTCACGACCGGCCGCGTGACGTTCTGGTCGCGCTCCCGGGGGGAATACTGGCGCAAGGGCGACACCTCGGGTCACGTGCAGTACGTGCGGGGCGTGCGTCTCGACTGCGACGGCGACACCCTGCTCGTCACGGTGGACCAGATCGGCGCCGCCTGCCACACGGGGGACCGGACGTGCTTCGACGGCGTCGACCTGACGCCGGTGGTGGGACTGCCGTGA
- a CDS encoding Trp biosynthesis-associated membrane protein: protein MRRARLVALLVIVVGGALALISSTQSWLLVTLGDTGDVLEVSGDAAVPLLAPLSLAALALGLALALVGRPLRYAFGALALAIGATLAWSAWRIAAEHPLDAVAAVVTEATGLAGTAAVSALVSSISATAWPVLALAAAVLIGAGGVFTLATAHRWAGSGRRYRTDAAEADRVDRSRPHDAIDSWDDLSRGDDPTDR from the coding sequence ATGCGCCGCGCGCGGCTGGTCGCACTGCTCGTCATCGTCGTGGGCGGCGCCCTGGCCCTGATCTCCTCGACGCAGAGCTGGCTGCTCGTGACGCTGGGCGACACGGGCGACGTCCTCGAGGTGTCGGGCGACGCGGCGGTGCCGCTCCTCGCCCCGCTGAGCCTCGCGGCGCTCGCCCTCGGGCTCGCCCTCGCCCTCGTGGGCAGGCCGCTGCGCTATGCGTTCGGCGCCCTCGCCCTCGCGATCGGGGCGACGCTCGCCTGGTCGGCGTGGCGCATCGCCGCCGAGCATCCGCTCGACGCCGTGGCCGCCGTCGTCACCGAGGCGACGGGCCTCGCCGGCACCGCCGCGGTGTCGGCGCTCGTCTCGTCGATCTCGGCCACCGCGTGGCCCGTGCTCGCGCTGGCCGCCGCCGTCCTGATCGGCGCCGGCGGCGTGTTCACCCTCGCCACCGCGCACCGCTGGGCCGGCTCGGGGCGGCGCTACCGCACCGACGCGGCCGAGGCCGATCGCGTCGACCGGTCGCGTCCGCACGACGCGATCGACTCGTGGGACGACCTGTCGCGCGGCGACGACCCCACGGACCGCTAG